In Granulicella mallensis MP5ACTX8, the sequence TGCCACGCTTGGTGTCCACTTCCATCAGCATGTAGGCATTGGGGTCATAACGGGTAGCAGCCATGATGTAGTGCCGTGGCCCATACAGGCGGGAGAAATCGACCCACTTATGCTGGTGGCCGGAGACGACCAGTTGAATCGTGTCTTCGTACTTGCGCAGAAGAGGATGAAGACCGTAGTCGGCAAACTCGACCGGAACATCCTGAATCAGCGGGTAGTGAATAAAGACGAAGGTAGGCTTGTGCTGCTGAAGCTGCGCCTCAAACCAATGGAGCTGCTCTTCCCCGAGTGATCCGACGTTGGGATTGAAGTCCGAAGAAGTATGGTCCTGGGTGCTGCCAAGGAAGTTATTCAGGTGAATAAATTTGTAGCCCTTGTAGTCCAGCACGGAGTAAGGCTTCGCCTTGAACTTCGCCTCAAAGAGGCGGTGGCTCATCTCCCGCGAGACATGGCGCACATCGTAGTCGTGGTTGCCAAAGCCAAGGTGCACCGGCATCTTGAAGCCATCGGTAATCACCTTGGCATTGTCGAGGCGGGTGGTGTTCTTGAAGTAGAAGTCGTAATCGGTAGAAGGATAGTTATGGAAGTAATCGCCGATCAGAAAGACCTGCTCGATCGCAGGATTGAGCGAGTTGATCAGATCGCGTGCGGAGATCAGGCGAGGAGTCGTAACAAGAATGCTCTCGTTATCTTCCACTCCGTTCTCGCTGCCTTTGACATAGAAGTCGTCGATGATGTGAGTGTCGGCAACCAGAGCAAAGTAGAACTTATCGGGTGAAGCCCCGGCCCGGGCCTGCTCAGCCCAGAGTTTCTGGGTGAGCAGGCTGCCGAGCGACGCGGCTCCAAGGGTAGTAAATTGTCTACGATCCATCGTGAGACGTCCCTTCTGTTTCTTAGAAGATGATCTTGCCAGCGAATTGCAGGATGCGTGCCGGGAAGACCGTAGATGAGGTAGCGAGGCCGAAGGCGCTGTTGCCGAAGGTCTCGTTAGCCGGTCCCTCGTAGTTGACCTTGTTCAGGACGTTGAAGGCCTCGGTGCGGAAGTCGAACTTGATGTTCTCGCGGGGGAAGACATCGAACTGCTTATGCAGGCCGAGGTCGAGTTGGTAGAAGGGATCCAGGCGTGCGCTGTTGCGACCCGCGTTGCCGTAGGGCTGGTTGAAGGCCGGCAGGCTGAAGGACGCGGGATTCAACAGCGAGTACGAGGTGCTCGTCTTCACGCGCTTGCTCTTGGGAAGGACTGCCGGACCGGTCTGGTTGGGGCGTTGTGTGAGGATCGAGCTGACCGATTGCACACCCGTTGGAGAGTAGGAGATGTTGAACGGCTGACCGCTGTTCATATCGTTGATGGCGGTAACCTGCCAGCCGCCGAGAACCTGCTGGACGACAGCCGGAGCGTTGCCCCCGAAGGTGCGGCCCTTGCCGTAGGGCAGGTCGTAGACGATGGAGAGCGTGTCGTTGAGAGGCTGGTTGTAGCCGGAAGGACCACGATCGTTACGCGGATTGGCTAGGTTGATGCGCGCGCTGTCACCGTTGTTGGCCTCGAGGTTTCCGCCGGAGTTATCGATCGCCTGCGAGTAGGTGAAGGAGTTCAACAGGTAGAGGCCATGCCCGGAGCGATGCTCGAGCTTGGTCTGCAGGGCGTTGTAGGTGAGGAAGCCAGCGGGGATCGTCTCCTCGATGGTGTAGAAGGACTGGATGGGACGGCGAGCAGCGAGGTTTCCGCAACCAGAGGTGATGGTGGTGGAGCAGGTGGCCGAAGGGGTTGCGGGGTTGGCTTGGTTCAGATCAGCGAGTGTCTGGATCTTGACGCCATGCTCACCGACGTAGGCGACCTCGAAGGTGGTGGAAGGACCGAGTTCACGCTGTACGGTCAGGTGGTAGCTCTGCACGTAGCCGGTGGGTAGGTTCGGGGGAAGGTAACGGACTTCGGTGTTCTTGTAGCTGGCGGCCGTGACGTTTGCAGGGCTGGACATTCCAGTGGTGTAACCCTGAGCGCTGGTCCGGAAGCAGGGGGTGGGGTTGGTCGAGCTGTAGGGAAGAGCTGCCTGAGCGGTGGTGCAAGGGGCGAGCGGAGCAGAAGAGCCTGAGGTAGCCAGGTTGCCGAACTCCGGCGCCTGGGTGAGGACCGTGTCGACGACGAAGGGAGCGTTATAGACAAGCACGTTCTCTCCGCCTTGGCGATTGAACTGAAGGAAGCCGATGCCATAGCCGGCGCGGACAACGGTTTTGGAATCGATCTGGTAAGCAAGTCCAAGACGCGGAGCGAAGTCGAGTTTGGGCATGTGAACGAGAGCACGGTTGTAGATGGAACCATTGGAGGCGTTCACCATCGAAACGGTGCCGGGATCGAAGTTGGAGAGGTGGTTGCTTGACTCCCACTGCGGAGTGACGAGCTCATAGCGCAGACCGGCGTTGATGGTCAGCTTCGAGGAGAAACGGATGTCATCCTGGAAGTAGAAGAAGTGGAAGCGCTGGTTGATGTAGGCGAGGGTGTTGTTGTCTAGCTGGTAGGTGTCGCGAGCGCCGAAGAGGAAGTCTGAGAGTGCGACGCCTTCCTTGCTACCGGTGTCGAAGCCGCTTGGCGATGATGTTGTTCCGGTGGTGACGCCGGGGTGTGCGGCGGAGATATATCCATTGGCGCTGAAGTACTCGTTGTAGGTGTCTTCGCCGTAGGCCGGGTTGAAGTCGGAGTCCGTGGTGAAGTCGGCGACGTACTCGTAGCCTGCCTTATAGGTGCTGCGACCCTTGATCCAGGTGTAGTTGATCTTTGGATTGTAGGTGTAGGGATCCTGGAACTGGGGGTTGGAGCTAAGGCTTCCGAACTGTGAGAAGTTTTGGACTGACTGCGCGTTGAGGCTGGTGACCGCCGGGCCGCTGGTCGGCAGGCCGGCGATACCGCTCTCGAGGCTGGCGAGGCTGTGGCCGTAGGGGCTCTTACCGCCATCGGTGCGAGTGAAGGCAAAACGCGCATCCAAAATGGAGTTCGGGGTGAAGGCGTGCGTCACACCACCCGCCACCTGCTGGTTGAAGATATAGACGAAGCCGTTCGAGTTACCACCAGCTGGGCCCTGGATGTTGGGCGGGCTGAAAATGTTGCCCTGGTGCTCGCTGTAGCGGGCGAACATGGTCGTCTTCGGGCTGATGGTATAGTCAACGCGGATATCGCCCTTATCGTCGTTAAGGGTATCGGCGGGCAGCGAGATGTAGTTATTGGACACGATGCCGGAGAGGTTAGGCGCAGGCAGCGCGGCGAGAACGCCCTTGGCGAAGCTGGAGACGGTTGGGTCGCTGAAGGGGACGACGCCGTTGGTGTAGACCTGGCCGGTGATCGGGTTTTTGATCTGGACGGGAGTGTTGGCGGCGATACCGAGGGTGGAGCTTGCGGTCGTCAGGAAGGTATAACCGCCGTTGGCGATGGCTTGGGCGCTGGTGCCGTTCTGGTCAGCGTCGGGCACGGTGGCGGTGTTGATCGCGTGAACGACCTGGCGGGTACCTTCGTAGTCGCCGAAGAAGAAGAGCTTATCCTTGAAGATGGGTCCGCCGAAGGTTCCACCGAACTGGTTGCGCTGTAGAGTCGGCTTCTGGCTCTTGCCTGTGAGGGGATTGATAGGAGCACTGAACGGCCCGATGGCGTTTAGCGCGGTGTTGCGGAGGTAGTCATATGCGGCGCCGTGGAAGTGGTTGGTACCGCTCTTGATCGACACGTTGATGACGGCGCCGGGAGCGCGGCCGAACTCGGCTGAGTAGTTATCGGTCTGGACCTTGAACTCGTCGATGGCATCTGGGGAGGGCGGGAGGGCTTGGTTGGAGAAGCCCTGGTTGGAGGTTCCGTAGGAGTTGTTGTCGAGACCGTCGAGCAGGAAGTTATTCTGCTCGCTGCGCATGCCGTTTACGTTGAAGCTGGCATCACGGCTGGAGTCGGTGCCGTTTTCGAGGAGGCTGCGGCGAACGCCGGGGACCAGGGCGGCAAGGTCGGCATACGCGCGGCCGTTGAGCGGGAGGTTCTGGACCTCGCGGGTGCCGATGACCTGTCCACGTTCGCTCGAGTCAGTCTCGAGCAGCACGGCAGCGGAATCGACGGTAACGGTCTCGCTGGTGGAGCCGATGGTAAGGGCCAGGTCAACGCGTTGGCGGGCGTTAACGGTAACGGTGAAGGGCTGTGTCGTGCTGACATCAAAACCATTCGCTTGCGCGGTGACCAGATATTGGCCGATCTTGACGTCGACAAATTCGTAAGAGCCCTGAGCGCTGGTCTGTGCCTTAACCACGGCCTTGGTCTCCTGATTGATAAGGGAGACGCTTGCACCGGGAACGACGGCACCCGAGCCGTCACGCACATATCCCAGAACCGAAGCAGTTTCAAACTGCGCAAACATCGGTGCGGAGCTCAAGACAAGACAAGCCATTACTACTAATAAAAAAAGACGCTTCACCGTTCTCTCCAATAATTGCGTGTCTGTGTTTCAATTACGTGAATAGGCTTCTGAAAGAGTCCCTGGAAACGGCCCACGCAGAAAATACAGATGGCCCGATCATGGCCCGCTCTACACAATTCCAAAAGGGTGTTTTACGTGGAAAACGGCTTATGCCCTGTGCACACACCCCGCTTCACCCCTCTGTGATTCAAGAAGAAAATGTACGCTGGATTTTAGCGCATTCACAAACATTTCATATTTGAGCGCTATGCTTCTTCTATGCCCGATGATCGTGAATGGTCCTACGGAAAGAGGTCGGGTACCCCTCGTGTCATGGGGAAGGTAACTTCCGGTTCGTCCGGCGATACAGCAGTACTAGTTGAAGAGCCTCAACCTAACGATCCGAGAAATCTTTCGGAACGACCGGAGTGGAAGCTGGCCTGCAGGGTCGCGGCCAGTAAAGGATTATCGAAATCCGATCTGCTTCCGAAGTTTCTCCAATATGTCTGCGAACAACAGCTTCTGGGAAACGCTCATGAGATTACAGAGCAGCGGATCGGCACGCAGATCTTCAATCGTGCCCCTGATTACAATCCCGGCGAAGACAATATCGTCCGCAGCTATGCACGGCTGTTGCGGAAACGGCTCGATGAATACTTCGAAGGCGAAGGCCGCGATGAACCCATTCGGATCGTCATTCCCCGCGGTGGCTATGTGCCGGTCTTTCAGCAAGAGCCCGCGATCGAGTCACAGGCACCCCCTTCTTCTCTCGGCGACTCTCTCGCACCGATACAGCTTTCCGCCAAGCTCCCAGACACAGCAGAGATCCCGAAGCCAGTCGCTGCGGCTCGCAGAGTGTCTACAGGATTCGCGCTCGCTATCGGGTTGGTTGCCGGTGTTCTGCTGACCTGGACCGTACGGTTCGCCGTCCACAAGATGCAGGACACAAAGGTACTGGGACCAGCGCATCCGATCTGGGCCCAACTCTTCCAACCGAATCGGAACATGCTCATCGTTCCTTCGGATAGTGGACTCGGAGTATTGCAGAACATCACGGGGCATCTGGTCACCCTGGAAGAGTACGCGAGCGGGACCTATCTCACCGATACGAAGCCTGTGCCCATGCTTAGCGTCGGCAACATGAATGACCTGCGCCAGCAGCGCTATACCAGCGTAGTCTCTTTGAACATTACGAACACGCTGACGCAGCTCCCCGAATTTACGCCAAGCCGGACACAGATTCGTTATGCACGAAGCATTACAGCGGAAGACCTGAAACGCTCCAATGTCATTTTGCTCGGATCGGTGCACACGAATCCCTGGGTCGCTCTCTTTGAGAAAAACCTTAACTTCAAATTCGAATACACGTCCGAAGTCGACCAATCGTACGTGCTGAACGATCATCCGCTTGGCACTGAGCAGCAAAGGTACTCGAACGGCATAGGCGGAACCACCAACCGTACCTATGGTGCCATCGACTATCTGCCCAGCCTCGATGGAAAGGGCCACGTGCTGATCATCCAGGGACTCAATATGGCCGCCACCCAGGCCGCTGCGGACATCCTGTCCAACGCTGCGGAGATGAAGCCGGTTTTGAAACAGGCTCTTCTGCCGGATGGTTCACTGAAATCCTTCGAGTTCCTGGTCGAGACCAGCAGCATCGGCGCGAACGATCCTGGCGGCCATATCATCGCGACTCGCTTCTATCAGTAGCCCCATCGAGCAGCACCTCACTCATCCTCTGAAATGTCGTATTAGGCCCATCGCCGGCATTCGGCGAGAATAGGGAGATGCGCAAAAACACAGAAGATGAGGAACTGAATGCGGCCAGCTGAGATGAAGATGGAAGTCCTGGCCGGATTGACCTCAGCCCTATCGTTAGTTCCGGAGGTCGTCGGCTTCGCGCTCGTGGCCCATGTAAACCCTCTCACGGGTCTCTATGCCGCCTTCATCCTCTGTCTTGTAGCCGCCATCTGGGGTGGACGCCCGGGCATGATCTCGGGCGCGGCTGGCTCGATGGCCGTCGTTTCGGCGGGGCTGGTCGTACAACATGGGGTGGAATATTTGTTTGCCACCATCGTATTGACGGGCGTGCTGCAGATGCTCTTCGCCTGGTTCCGGCTGGGCAAACTCATCCGCATGGTGCCGCATCCGGTCATGCTGGGTTTCGTCAACGGACTCGCCATCATCATCGCCTCCGCGCAGCTACAGCACTTCCATGTGCGCGCTGCAAATGGCGCAATCACCTGGATGGCTCCTGCCATGCTCCTGACAATGCTGGCGCTGGTCGCCATCACAGCTGCGGTTACCGTACTGCTGCCGAAGCTGACCAAAGCGTTTCCGTCTGCGCTAGCGGGCATTCTCATAGCGACAGCTTGCGCGCTGGCCCTGGGAATCAAGACGCGGACCGTCGGAGACCTGGCATCGATCCGTGGCACGTTGCCATCTTTTCATCTACCGCAAGTGCCCTACACTCTCGCGACGCTACGGATCATCTTGCCCTATGCGCTGATCCTCGCGACCATCGGCCTGGTTGAAACGCTCCTGACATTAAACCTGATCGACGAGATCACGGACACACCCGGACGTCCTAACCGCGAATCGATGGCGCAAGGTGCGGGCAACCTGATCGGCGCACTGTTCGGAGGCATGGGGGGTTGCGCCATGATCGGACAAAGCATGATCAACGTGAATGCTGGCGGCCGGCGGCGTCTCTCTGGTATCGCTGCAGGCGGATTTTTGCTGTCCTTTATTCTCATTGGTTCAAAGCTGATCGAGCGTATTCCTCTGGCAGCCCTGGTCGGAGTGATGTTCGTTGTCGCAGCGGAGACCTTCAACTGGAAGAGCCTCCGCAACCTGGCCAAGGTCCCGAAGCACGACACCCTGGTGATGATCGTCGTAACCGTTGTGACCGTCTTTACGAATCTCGCGGTCGCTGTTGTCACCGGCATCGTGATTGCCGCTCTGGTCTTCGCGTGGGACCATGCACAGCAACTGGACGTGGAGATCACGGAAGCGCCCGGCAGCAAAATCTATCGACTGCGCGGCAGTCTCTTCTTTGCCTCAGCCACGCAGTTCACGCGATTCTTCACACCGAAGGATGATCCCGCCGAAGTCTATCTCGAGTTCGATCACGCTCGCATCATGGACTCTTCCGCCCTGGAGGCAATTGAAGCCCTGGCCGGGCGTTACCGCACACAGGGGAAGGTGCTACATGTACGCGGGCTCAGCGAAAATTGTGACAGGCTTCTGCGTCGCAAAGATGGAAATGTGACGCTGCTTCCGCTGGAAGAGTAGGAAACACGAGCGGGGCTTTAGCGTTAGGACTTTTGCCAATACAGGCAAATGTCCAACGCTAAAGTCCTCTCTTGATGCACGCTAACTTACCCGCGAATCGACGCCTGAATCAAGGGCGTCGAAGCCACGGAACTCTTGATCTCAGGGTTTGTGGCGATGAGTTCGATCAACGCTCGCGTCAGCTTTTCGTCCGTCTCAGAGGCGTGCCGGATCAGTACCGGAAAGCGTGCCCAGAGCTGGAACGTGCCTCCATTGAACTGCAACCGGGATTCGATCGCAGGAGAAGCAATCGATGTCTGCATCCAGTTCTCGACCACTTGGTGCTGCAGCTCAATGCTGGAACGGTAGCCGTCATAGACGGCATGCAACTCTTTCATCATGGATTCGCAGACCAGCTTGTAATTGGCCGCGTCCGTGAACTTCACAATCAGTTCATGCCAGGCATACTCCGTGCCCGGTATCTGCTTATAAAGAGGCGTGCCTGCCTGAAAGAGAACCGCATTCGAAAAGACAGCGACACGTCCTGTCGGATTCAACTCCGTCCCGCTGCCGGCCAGTTCCATCATGTAAAAGCGAACCAGCCCCACATCGATCACGTCTCCGGTCACCGACGAGATCGTAATGCGATCGCCGACCTTCACTCCATAGCGCCCAATGATGAAGAAGTAAGCGGCGACAGAGAGCAGGATCGTCTGAAGACCGACAGCAATACCGGCGGTGATGAAGCCCGCAAACGTTGCGAGTGAGTTGAACTGGGTCACAAACCCAAACAAAATAACGATGACGGAAAGAAAGCCGACAACAACCCTGCGCACAATCAGAAATTGACGGCGACGGCGGATGTCCCGAATGTACTTATTAGTGGCCCGGCTCCAGATCTCTCCGCCCCCCAGAATGAGGCCCAGCGCGATAGCAATCACCAGGATTCGAAGAAGAAGGGTGTGCAGAATGCTGAAGTACTCTTCATCCACAGAGGAGCGCCAGGCGGAGAGGTTCGCACTGCTCTGCTCCAGGACGATAATCTCCTGGCTCAAAGGAACAGCGGCCGCCGCTAAGACCTTGAACTGAGTGGTAATGGACGTGATATTAGGTTGGCCGGAGGCAGGTGGCGTGGCTGGCGGAGCTGGAGTCGAGGCAGAGGGATCGTCAGGGTCCTCCGCCTGTTGAGAGAACAGTTGTCCCTGCTTAATCAGAGTGCGAAGGATGTTCGAAACCGGCGTACGCAAGTCAAGAGCCTGCTTCTTCAAATTCGCATTCTCTTGGACCAGGTTATCGAGGGCACGCCGCGTCTCAAACAGCTCGAACAGGACGGCTCCCTGGCTGGTAACGCCCGAAGACTTGGCTGCATCGAGCGTAGTGATCTGGGGCGCAGCCGTCTTATTCTTGCTCTGCAGTTCTGGAACTGAACTCTGCAGCCGATCGATATCAGCCGCCATCCCCGAACTATTTTGAGTATCCGTGATGCCAACAATCTTCTGCAGCGCATCTTTCATGGCGGTAGCCAGATCGAGAGCGCCCTGGGCCTGCTTCCGCTGAGCCTGCAATCCTGGCAGGGTCTTCGCATTGGCAGAGTCGATCTGCTTGTCCAAAGCGGCTTCGCGGGCCTGCAGATCGCTTATCTGCTTTTCGACATTGGCCTCGGTCGCCTGCATCCGCTGTTGCTCAGTCCCCGCATCGCTGGGCGCGGCACCAGGCGCAGTTCCCTGATGGGCCTGATACCCGGCCATCAACGTGGCTTCCGCCTTCGCCGATTGGAAGGCATACCCAGCTACCTGTGACGAAAGCGCGACAGCCTGGTCGCGATAGACGATATCGTTGGGTTCGCCAGCCTTTTGGATAGGCTGCATAGAAGCCCGGTAAAACTGGATGACCGTGTTCAGATGGGCCAGGATATCGCGGCTTCTGGCAGCCGGATCGAAGCTGGCACTCGCAACCTGTTGACCATGAGCGACATACAGCGTAGCAGCCGAACCTGCCAGCAGGGTGGCAGCAAAAACACTTAGCAGAACAACTTTTCTGGATGGCCGGGCACTTCGCTTTTGCATTCGTGTGGCGCGCTTCCTCTTCGAATTAACCTGAAACATGTCACCTCATGTCGCCTCTTTGACGACATATGTGAGATGCGAAAATCACAGCCCTAATTGTGTCATTCGCTTCAGCGTTCCACAGAGTTTTCTCATTTTTAACAACCCAAAAGCTGTTCGGCCAAAGCGAGGCTCATTTCTCCAAGCGAAATACATCATAATGTTATAATGACGTCATGATTGATTCGATAGCAGACGCACATCACCCTCTTTATGCGCGCATCGAATCGGTTCTTGCGTCGGATATAGCCGCAGGGGCGCTGCTACCGGGCAGCCAGCTTCCTACCGAAGATAGCCTGATCGCACGATTCGAAGTAAGCCGCATTACCGTGCGCAAGGCGATTCAGAATCTGGTGAGCCGAGGCCTTGTCGAGATTCGTCGCGGAAAAGGAACCTTCGTCGTTCAACCCAAGATCACGCAGGAGTTGACCGAACTAAGCGGCTTCGTCGAAGACATGCAGGCAGCAGGACGAAACCCTACCGCTCGCGTGGTCGATCAACAGACTGTTGCTGCCACCGAGGCTGTTGCCAGGCATCTCGCTCTGACCACAGGCATGCTGGTTGTTAGAATTCAGCGCGTGCGCCTGGCCGATGGAGTAGCCATGTCGTTTGACGAAACCTACCTGCCGCTCGAAATAGGCAAGAAGATCATCACCAACGATCTGGAACTCGAACCGATCTTCTCGCTGCTTGAGGCGAAGTACAATATTCCTCTCATAGAGGCGGAGTATAAGCTCGAAGCCATTGCGGCCGAACCCCACGTAGCCCAGGCCCTACAGGTAGCTGGCGGCAGCCCGATCTTTATGATCGAGCGCACCTCCTACACCAGGGGAGGGCAGCCCATCGACTACGAGAGACTGCACTACCGAGGCGACCTGATCCGGTTTGTCACTCGGCTGGCCCGTAATCCATCCAAATGAACTCTTCTGCTACCCCGCAAAGACCCTCGTTCAGAGAGGCACTCGGCTTCTGGTCCAGGCTGGGGTGGATCAGCTTTGGCGGCACCGCCGCGCATATCGCCATCATGCATGGCTACCTCGTAGAGAAGAAGAAGTGGATCAGCAACGGAAGATTTCTGCATGCCCTGAGCCATTGCATGATCCTGCCCGGACCTGAAGCGCAGCAACTGGCAATCTATATCGGCTGGAAGCTCCATGGGAAGAAGGGCGGTCTGGCGGCAGGCACTCTCTTTGTCCTGCCCTCCATGTTCGTGCTGCTCGCACTGAGCCTGATCTATGTTCTATTCGGCAATCTTCCGTGGATTGCCGCCATGTTCAACGGACTAAAACCAGCCGTCATCGCGCTGGTCCTTCTTGCACTGCTCAAAATAGCAGGCAGGGCTTTGCGAGGACCCGTGCATTACGTTGTAGCAGCCGCTGCCTTTATCGGCATGTTCTTCTTCAACGTGTCGCTGCCGCTGATCATGCTGGGAGCTGTCGTTCTGGGCGTCCTGCTCGGCCACCTGCGCCCTTCCCTCTTTCACCATCAGAACTCGCTGGAGACGGACGAAGACGAACACGAGTATTTCATCAATAAATATTCGAAGAGCAGCGAAACAGATTTCAGCAGCAAGTCTCTCGTCAAACTAGTCGCAACCGCCTTGCTCCTATGGCTGGTTCCCTTCGTGTTGTTCTATTTCTTTGTCGACGACTTTCACTTCTGGAGAGGGCTGGCCTTCTTTTTCACGAAGACGGCCTTCGTGACGATTGGCGGCTCTTACACTGTCATTCCCTACGTGGCACAGATCAGCGTGGTGAAGCTGCACTGGCTGAGCAAACTCCAGATGATGGATGGCTTTGCCCTGGCTGAGACGACTCCAGGCCCCTTGATTATCGTGGTGGCTTTCGTCGGCTTTATGGCTGGCTACAATCACTTCCACGGCTCTCTCTGGATGGGAATCCTAGGACTGTTAGCTACCACGTTCTACACCTTTCTTCCCTGCTTCCTCTTTGTCTTCGCAGGCGCGCCGATCGTAGAACGCACACAAGGCAAGCCCGCGGTGGAGGGCGTTCTAAGCCTCATCACCGCTGTTGTAGTGGGCGCCATTCTCGACCTGACACTGTTTCTCGGGAAGGGTGTTGTCTTTCCCTCGGGCACGATGGCGCTACGAAGCATCGACATCGTCTCGGTAGCCTGGATCATTACATCTCTGCTGTTATTGAAGAAGTTCAGGCTGAACGTGGTCTACCTGATTCTCTTGAGCGTTGCCTTCGGAGCGGGACGGTATCTGATCATGCTGCACATGCGATGAACGAGCGACTTCAAAATGAACATCTTTGATAGAGGCTATTCAGGTACGGAAGTAGATTAAAGCCGCGTCCAAAGTCCTGTCTTTGCCTTTCTTTTTGTCATTCCGAGCGTAGCGAGCGAATCTGCTTCCTCCCGTTCTTCGTTCGTATCACCGCGAAACGCGTGAGTTGAAACTGGGATCTGCTTGAACGCATAACGTTTGTGGCAATGCTAGCGAAAAACGGGAGACAGCAGATTCGCTCGCTACGCTCGGAATGACAACAAGAAAGGCAAAGGCAACTGCACCGACGATCCATTGGCAAATCGGGCTTTCCCACCCTAAAATGCAAACTTCGCCGCAAGCTGAACCAACCGTGGAGCAGCCGCACTCACAATCTTCCCGAAGT encodes:
- a CDS encoding GntR family transcriptional regulator yields the protein MIDSIADAHHPLYARIESVLASDIAAGALLPGSQLPTEDSLIARFEVSRITVRKAIQNLVSRGLVEIRRGKGTFVVQPKITQELTELSGFVEDMQAAGRNPTARVVDQQTVAATEAVARHLALTTGMLVVRIQRVRLADGVAMSFDETYLPLEIGKKIITNDLELEPIFSLLEAKYNIPLIEAEYKLEAIAAEPHVAQALQVAGGSPIFMIERTSYTRGGQPIDYERLHYRGDLIRFVTRLARNPSK
- a CDS encoding SulP family inorganic anion transporter, which translates into the protein MRPAEMKMEVLAGLTSALSLVPEVVGFALVAHVNPLTGLYAAFILCLVAAIWGGRPGMISGAAGSMAVVSAGLVVQHGVEYLFATIVLTGVLQMLFAWFRLGKLIRMVPHPVMLGFVNGLAIIIASAQLQHFHVRAANGAITWMAPAMLLTMLALVAITAAVTVLLPKLTKAFPSALAGILIATACALALGIKTRTVGDLASIRGTLPSFHLPQVPYTLATLRIILPYALILATIGLVETLLTLNLIDEITDTPGRPNRESMAQGAGNLIGALFGGMGGCAMIGQSMINVNAGGRRRLSGIAAGGFLLSFILIGSKLIERIPLAALVGVMFVVAAETFNWKSLRNLAKVPKHDTLVMIVVTVVTVFTNLAVAVVTGIVIAALVFAWDHAQQLDVEITEAPGSKIYRLRGSLFFASATQFTRFFTPKDDPAEVYLEFDHARIMDSSALEAIEALAGRYRTQGKVLHVRGLSENCDRLLRRKDGNVTLLPLEE
- a CDS encoding mechanosensitive ion channel family protein, with the translated sequence MQKRSARPSRKVVLLSVFAATLLAGSAATLYVAHGQQVASASFDPAARSRDILAHLNTVIQFYRASMQPIQKAGEPNDIVYRDQAVALSSQVAGYAFQSAKAEATLMAGYQAHQGTAPGAAPSDAGTEQQRMQATEANVEKQISDLQAREAALDKQIDSANAKTLPGLQAQRKQAQGALDLATAMKDALQKIVGITDTQNSSGMAADIDRLQSSVPELQSKNKTAAPQITTLDAAKSSGVTSQGAVLFELFETRRALDNLVQENANLKKQALDLRTPVSNILRTLIKQGQLFSQQAEDPDDPSASTPAPPATPPASGQPNITSITTQFKVLAAAAVPLSQEIIVLEQSSANLSAWRSSVDEEYFSILHTLLLRILVIAIALGLILGGGEIWSRATNKYIRDIRRRRQFLIVRRVVVGFLSVIVILFGFVTQFNSLATFAGFITAGIAVGLQTILLSVAAYFFIIGRYGVKVGDRITISSVTGDVIDVGLVRFYMMELAGSGTELNPTGRVAVFSNAVLFQAGTPLYKQIPGTEYAWHELIVKFTDAANYKLVCESMMKELHAVYDGYRSSIELQHQVVENWMQTSIASPAIESRLQFNGGTFQLWARFPVLIRHASETDEKLTRALIELIATNPEIKSSVASTPLIQASIRG
- a CDS encoding metallophosphoesterase family protein, encoding MDRRQFTTLGAASLGSLLTQKLWAEQARAGASPDKFYFALVADTHIIDDFYVKGSENGVEDNESILVTTPRLISARDLINSLNPAIEQVFLIGDYFHNYPSTDYDFYFKNTTRLDNAKVITDGFKMPVHLGFGNHDYDVRHVSREMSHRLFEAKFKAKPYSVLDYKGYKFIHLNNFLGSTQDHTSSDFNPNVGSLGEEQLHWFEAQLQQHKPTFVFIHYPLIQDVPVEFADYGLHPLLRKYEDTIQLVVSGHQHKWVDFSRLYGPRHYIMAATRYDPNAYMLMEVDTKRGTWRFMNESLVEWDTHYSKPYKTA
- a CDS encoding TonB-dependent receptor translates to MKRLFLLVVMACLVLSSAPMFAQFETASVLGYVRDGSGAVVPGASVSLINQETKAVVKAQTSAQGSYEFVDVKIGQYLVTAQANGFDVSTTQPFTVTVNARQRVDLALTIGSTSETVTVDSAAVLLETDSSERGQVIGTREVQNLPLNGRAYADLAALVPGVRRSLLENGTDSSRDASFNVNGMRSEQNNFLLDGLDNNSYGTSNQGFSNQALPPSPDAIDEFKVQTDNYSAEFGRAPGAVINVSIKSGTNHFHGAAYDYLRNTALNAIGPFSAPINPLTGKSQKPTLQRNQFGGTFGGPIFKDKLFFFGDYEGTRQVVHAINTATVPDADQNGTSAQAIANGGYTFLTTASSTLGIAANTPVQIKNPITGQVYTNGVVPFSDPTVSSFAKGVLAALPAPNLSGIVSNNYISLPADTLNDDKGDIRVDYTISPKTTMFARYSEHQGNIFSPPNIQGPAGGNSNGFVYIFNQQVAGGVTHAFTPNSILDARFAFTRTDGGKSPYGHSLASLESGIAGLPTSGPAVTSLNAQSVQNFSQFGSLSSNPQFQDPYTYNPKINYTWIKGRSTYKAGYEYVADFTTDSDFNPAYGEDTYNEYFSANGYISAAHPGVTTGTTSSPSGFDTGSKEGVALSDFLFGARDTYQLDNNTLAYINQRFHFFYFQDDIRFSSKLTINAGLRYELVTPQWESSNHLSNFDPGTVSMVNASNGSIYNRALVHMPKLDFAPRLGLAYQIDSKTVVRAGYGIGFLQFNRQGGENVLVYNAPFVVDTVLTQAPEFGNLATSGSSAPLAPCTTAQAALPYSSTNPTPCFRTSAQGYTTGMSSPANVTAASYKNTEVRYLPPNLPTGYVQSYHLTVQRELGPSTTFEVAYVGEHGVKIQTLADLNQANPATPSATCSTTITSGCGNLAARRPIQSFYTIEETIPAGFLTYNALQTKLEHRSGHGLYLLNSFTYSQAIDNSGGNLEANNGDSARINLANPRNDRGPSGYNQPLNDTLSIVYDLPYGKGRTFGGNAPAVVQQVLGGWQVTAINDMNSGQPFNISYSPTGVQSVSSILTQRPNQTGPAVLPKSKRVKTSTSYSLLNPASFSLPAFNQPYGNAGRNSARLDPFYQLDLGLHKQFDVFPRENIKFDFRTEAFNVLNKVNYEGPANETFGNSAFGLATSSTVFPARILQFAGKIIF